The following coding sequences lie in one Pseudomonas svalbardensis genomic window:
- the pncA gene encoding bifunctional nicotinamidase/pyrazinamidase, whose amino-acid sequence MPIASRTALLVIDVQNDFIPGGQLPVSEGDRIVPLINRLGARFTQVIIAQDWHPAGHASFASSHPGRAPYDVIQLPYGDQTLWPDHCVRATPGAELHKDLDLPHAQLIIRKGCNPDIDSYSAFLEADRMTTTGLAGYLKERGIDTVYLAGLALDFCVMFSALDARAAGFNAFVVMDACRAIDLDGSLAAAIERMQVAGVGLIPSTEVPS is encoded by the coding sequence ATGCCGATTGCTTCACGCACAGCCTTGCTGGTCATCGACGTACAGAACGACTTCATCCCCGGCGGCCAGCTACCGGTGTCGGAGGGAGACCGGATCGTCCCGCTGATCAACCGCCTCGGCGCCCGGTTCACCCAAGTCATCATCGCCCAGGACTGGCACCCGGCCGGACATGCGTCCTTCGCCTCCAGCCACCCGGGCCGCGCACCTTATGACGTGATTCAACTGCCTTATGGCGATCAGACGCTCTGGCCAGACCATTGCGTGCGGGCCACGCCCGGTGCCGAGTTGCACAAGGATCTGGACTTGCCCCATGCCCAATTGATCATCCGCAAGGGCTGCAACCCGGACATCGACAGTTACTCGGCGTTTCTGGAGGCGGACCGAATGACCACCACAGGCTTGGCCGGGTACTTGAAGGAACGCGGTATCGACACGGTTTATCTGGCTGGGCTGGCACTCGATTTCTGCGTGATGTTTTCCGCGCTAGATGCGCGGGCGGCAGGGTTTAACGCGTTTGTGGTGATGGATGCGTGTCGGGCGATTGATCTGGACGGCTCACTGGCCGCAGCGATCGAGCGGATGCAGGTCGCTGGGGTTGGTTTGATTCCATCAACCGAAGTGCCAAGTTAA
- a CDS encoding anti-sigma factor family protein — protein MNDHARPTIPSDEQLVAYLDNQLDSEQRTRIDAAILEDPTLNLRLQWLARSSLPFKEAYDELGRQAPVDRLQSMLDILPAPERPAMNRRWFLAAAAGLVVSGVVADRLFLGWQLSQKKENWRGLVAEYMSLYVPQTLDHLPTDEAAQRAQLRTLDARLGLNLVPAQLALPRSEFKRAQILEYDGVAIAQITYLDPAHGPMALCVTRSNSGSRHFARERRHGMNIVYWADMQHAWMLIGHNPVADLEDMAKLLRGRLNA, from the coding sequence ATGAACGATCACGCACGCCCGACGATACCCTCGGATGAGCAACTGGTGGCCTACCTCGACAACCAGCTCGACAGCGAACAGCGCACCCGCATCGACGCGGCCATCCTTGAAGACCCAACGCTCAACCTGCGCCTGCAATGGCTGGCCCGCAGCAGCCTGCCGTTCAAGGAGGCCTACGACGAGTTGGGCCGACAGGCGCCCGTGGACCGCTTGCAATCGATGCTCGACATCTTACCTGCGCCTGAACGCCCGGCCATGAATCGGCGCTGGTTTCTCGCGGCGGCCGCCGGGTTGGTGGTGAGTGGTGTGGTGGCGGATCGGCTGTTCCTCGGTTGGCAGTTGAGCCAGAAAAAGGAAAACTGGCGCGGGCTCGTGGCCGAGTACATGTCGCTTTACGTGCCGCAAACCCTGGACCACTTGCCCACTGACGAAGCCGCTCAGCGAGCGCAACTGCGGACCCTCGATGCACGTCTGGGCCTGAATCTTGTGCCCGCACAACTGGCCCTGCCACGCTCCGAGTTCAAGCGCGCGCAAATCCTCGAGTACGACGGTGTCGCCATTGCCCAAATCACCTACCTGGACCCGGCGCACGGCCCCATGGCGCTGTGCGTCACCCGCTCCAACAGCGGCAGCCGGCATTTCGCCCGCGAGCGTCGGCATGGGATGAACATTGTCTATTGGGCTGACATGCAACATGCCTGGATGTTGATCGGGCATAACCCGGTGGCGGATCTGGAGGACATGGCGAAATTGTTGAGAGGCCGGCTTAACGCGTGA
- a CDS encoding sigma-70 family RNA polymerase sigma factor: protein MGQHLARLWRYGLLLSRQRHVAEDLVQATCVRALERAGQFVPGTRMDRWLLSILHSIWLNEVRARRVRHGQGLVDADNALSFDGEYAAQTHVLAAQVIRRVDALPETQRETVFLAYVEGLSYREVADVLDVPIGTVMSRLAAARAKLAEYPPLHTVPNPSTGERR from the coding sequence CTGGGCCAGCACCTGGCGCGTTTATGGCGCTACGGCCTGCTGTTGTCCCGGCAACGGCATGTCGCCGAAGACCTGGTGCAGGCGACCTGCGTGCGGGCGCTCGAGCGTGCCGGGCAGTTTGTCCCGGGCACCCGCATGGACCGCTGGCTGCTGAGTATTCTGCATTCGATCTGGCTCAACGAAGTGCGTGCCCGAAGGGTGCGTCATGGACAGGGGCTGGTGGATGCCGACAACGCCTTGTCGTTCGACGGTGAATACGCGGCGCAAACCCATGTTCTCGCGGCTCAGGTGATCAGGCGTGTGGATGCCTTGCCCGAAACCCAGCGGGAAACGGTGTTTCTCGCCTATGTCGAAGGTTTGTCCTACCGCGAAGTGGCCGACGTGCTGGACGTGCCCATCGGCACTGTCATGAGTCGCCTGGCCGCTGCACGCGCGAAACTGGCCGAATACCCGCCATTGCACACCGTGCCGAACCCTTCCACTGGAGAACGTCGATGA
- a CDS encoding tetratricopeptide repeat protein, whose amino-acid sequence MTIRFAVFTAPLLLAVAFSSSLALANGDDEEEPAKPNCPKGQVWDSKQQKCLKQTSSLVPDADRTDYAYRLAKDGRYEEALALLDTLKQPNTAKALNYRGYATRKLGRTDEGIGYYLQSVKLDPHYAQVREYLGEAYVIKGRLDLAQEQLQQIKTICGSTTCEEYQDLAEAINDSSKT is encoded by the coding sequence ATGACTATCCGTTTTGCTGTTTTCACCGCCCCGCTGTTGCTCGCCGTCGCGTTCTCCAGCTCGCTTGCGTTGGCTAACGGCGACGACGAAGAAGAGCCCGCCAAACCCAATTGCCCCAAAGGCCAGGTCTGGGACAGCAAGCAGCAAAAATGCCTCAAGCAAACCAGCAGCCTGGTACCGGACGCCGACCGCACCGATTACGCCTATCGCCTGGCCAAGGACGGTCGTTATGAGGAAGCGCTGGCCCTGCTCGACACCCTCAAACAGCCAAACACCGCCAAGGCCTTGAACTATCGCGGCTACGCTACGCGTAAACTGGGGCGCACCGACGAAGGCATCGGTTATTACCTGCAATCGGTCAAACTTGACCCGCACTACGCGCAAGTTCGCGAATACCTCGGCGAAGCGTATGTGATCAAAGGTCGGCTGGACCTCGCTCAGGAACAGTTGCAGCAGATCAAAACCATCTGCGGCAGCACCACCTGCGAGGAATACCAGGACCTGGCCGAAGCCATCAACGACTCATCGAAAACCTGA
- a CDS encoding D-2-hydroxyacid dehydrogenase family protein, which translates to MAVQIAVIDDWQDVARDVMDWSVLEHIGQVSFIHDYPADNDTLAARLGEFEVICVMRERTRFDEDLLRRLPKLKLLATGSMRNAALDLKAAAALGIHVCGTDSYKHAAPELTWALIMAATRNLVVEANALRAGLWQQSLGGDLHGKTLAILGLGSIGTRVARFGQVFGMRVIAWSENLTAERAAEVGVTYVSKQELFEQADVLSVHLVLSDRSRGLVDAQALDWMKPSALLVNTARGPIVDEAALIKALQKRRLAGAALDVFEQEPLSPHHPFRTLENVLATPHVGYVSQQNYHQFFSQMIEDIQAWSAGEPIRLLS; encoded by the coding sequence ATGGCAGTGCAGATTGCGGTGATTGATGACTGGCAGGACGTGGCCCGTGACGTGATGGACTGGTCGGTGCTGGAGCACATCGGCCAGGTAAGCTTCATCCATGACTACCCTGCCGACAACGACACCCTGGCGGCACGGTTGGGCGAGTTCGAGGTGATCTGCGTGATGCGCGAACGCACCCGGTTCGATGAGGACCTGCTGCGGCGCTTACCGAAACTCAAGCTGCTGGCCACTGGCAGCATGCGCAACGCCGCCCTGGACCTGAAAGCCGCCGCTGCGCTGGGTATCCATGTCTGTGGCACCGACAGTTACAAGCACGCCGCGCCGGAACTGACCTGGGCGCTGATCATGGCGGCGACCCGCAACCTGGTGGTCGAAGCCAACGCCCTGCGCGCCGGTTTATGGCAGCAAAGCCTGGGTGGCGACCTGCACGGCAAGACCCTGGCGATCCTGGGTCTGGGCAGCATTGGCACTCGCGTTGCCCGGTTCGGTCAGGTGTTCGGCATGCGGGTGATTGCCTGGAGCGAGAACCTGACCGCCGAACGCGCAGCCGAAGTCGGCGTGACCTACGTCAGCAAACAGGAACTGTTCGAACAGGCCGATGTGCTGTCGGTCCATCTGGTGCTCAGCGATCGTAGCCGTGGCTTGGTGGACGCCCAGGCGCTGGACTGGATGAAACCCTCGGCGCTGCTGGTCAACACTGCCCGTGGTCCGATTGTCGATGAGGCCGCGTTGATCAAGGCGTTGCAGAAACGGCGACTGGCAGGCGCTGCGCTGGACGTCTTCGAGCAGGAACCCTTGTCGCCTCATCATCCGTTCAGAACCCTGGAGAATGTGCTGGCCACGCCCCACGTCGGATATGTCAGCCAGCAGAACTATCACCAGTTCTTTTCGCAGATGATTGAGGACATTCAGGCCTGGTCTGCGGGAGAACCAATCCGTCTACTGAGCTGA
- a CDS encoding alpha/beta fold hydrolase has translation MSHTHSRWLPGLLLTAALPVIAHAEGPEYGPELQGFEYPYTVKHFAFESQGKSLQMGYMDVAAHGKANGRSVVLMHGKNFCGATWDTSIKALSEAGYRVIAPDQIGFCTSSKPDNYQYSFQQLATNTQQLLKALGIQKASILGHSTGGMLATRYALQYPDQVEQLALVNPIGLEDWKALGVPYRTVDQWYERELKLTADGIRTYERNTYYGGRWKPEFDRWVDMLAGLNKGPGHTQVAWNSALIYDMIFTQPVYYEFKDLKVPTLLLIGTSDTTAIGSDIAPPEVKAKLGHYDVLGKQVAKLIPRSTLVEFHGMGHAPQMEEPAQFHKALLAWLNKPNPVH, from the coding sequence ATGTCCCACACCCACTCCCGCTGGCTGCCCGGCCTGCTGCTGACCGCTGCATTGCCTGTCATCGCACACGCCGAAGGCCCGGAATATGGCCCGGAACTTCAGGGCTTCGAGTACCCCTACACGGTCAAGCATTTCGCCTTTGAGTCCCAGGGCAAATCCCTGCAAATGGGTTACATGGACGTCGCGGCTCATGGCAAGGCCAATGGACGCAGCGTGGTGCTGATGCACGGCAAGAATTTCTGCGGCGCAACCTGGGACACTTCGATCAAGGCCCTGAGTGAGGCCGGTTACCGGGTCATCGCCCCGGATCAGATCGGTTTCTGCACCTCCAGTAAACCGGACAACTATCAGTACAGCTTCCAGCAACTGGCGACCAATACTCAGCAACTGCTCAAGGCACTGGGCATTCAGAAGGCCAGTATTCTCGGGCATTCCACCGGCGGCATGCTCGCTACCCGCTATGCGCTGCAATACCCCGATCAAGTCGAACAACTCGCACTGGTCAACCCCATCGGCCTGGAAGACTGGAAAGCCCTCGGCGTTCCCTATCGCACGGTTGATCAATGGTACGAACGCGAGCTGAAACTCACGGCCGACGGCATCCGCACCTATGAACGCAACACCTATTACGGCGGCCGCTGGAAACCGGAATTCGATCGTTGGGTAGACATGCTCGCCGGGCTGAACAAAGGACCGGGGCATACACAGGTGGCGTGGAATTCGGCGCTGATCTACGACATGATCTTCACCCAACCGGTGTACTACGAGTTCAAGGACCTGAAAGTGCCGACCCTGCTGCTGATCGGTACGTCCGACACCACGGCCATCGGTAGCGACATCGCACCTCCCGAGGTCAAGGCGAAACTCGGTCACTACGACGTCCTCGGCAAGCAGGTGGCGAAACTGATTCCCCGGTCGACGCTGGTCGAATTCCACGGCATGGGCCACGCGCCGCAAATGGAAGAACCGGCGCAATTCCACAAGGCCCTGCTCGCCTGGCTGAACAAACCCAACCCCGTTCATTGA
- a CDS encoding YqaA family protein: MFGAYIGLFFAAFGAATLLPLQSEAVLVGLLLSGKYWLWSLLAVATLGNVLGALVNWWLGRGIERFGDRRWFPVSPRHLEKARVHYQRYGHWSLLLSWVPVIGDPLTLVAGVMREPLGRFLLIVTLAKSARYGVLALATLGWMG; this comes from the coding sequence ATGTTCGGTGCGTACATCGGGCTGTTCTTCGCCGCATTCGGTGCGGCAACCTTGCTGCCCTTGCAGTCCGAAGCGGTGTTGGTGGGGCTGTTGCTCAGTGGCAAGTATTGGCTCTGGTCGCTGCTCGCCGTGGCGACGTTGGGCAATGTTCTGGGGGCGCTGGTGAACTGGTGGCTGGGGCGCGGAATCGAGCGGTTTGGTGATCGGCGCTGGTTTCCGGTCAGCCCGCGCCATCTGGAAAAAGCCCGAGTCCATTATCAGCGTTACGGTCATTGGTCGTTGCTGCTGAGCTGGGTGCCTGTGATCGGTGATCCGCTGACCTTGGTGGCCGGCGTGATGCGCGAGCCGCTGGGGCGATTCCTGCTGATCGTGACCCTTGCCAAAAGCGCCCGTTATGGCGTGTTAGCTCTGGCCACATTGGGCTGGATGGGTTGA
- a CDS encoding DUF411 domain-containing protein, producing MRTHLRLVALSALFISSLAQAADLIPIEVHRDANCGCCKKWISHLEANGFKVDDRVEANMSEFKQQHGVPPRLASCHTGLINGKFVEGHVPADQVLALSKRDDLLGVAAPGMPMGSPGMEMDGMSDAYQVIGLKKDGTDVVVADYPAH from the coding sequence ATGCGAACCCACCTGCGTCTGGTCGCCCTGAGCGCCCTGTTCATTTCCTCCCTGGCCCAGGCCGCCGACCTGATCCCGATCGAGGTTCACCGCGATGCCAATTGCGGTTGCTGCAAAAAATGGATCAGCCATCTGGAAGCCAACGGCTTCAAAGTCGACGATCGCGTCGAAGCCAACATGAGCGAATTCAAGCAACAGCACGGCGTACCTCCGCGTCTGGCGTCGTGCCATACCGGCTTGATCAACGGCAAATTCGTTGAAGGTCATGTTCCTGCCGATCAGGTGCTGGCCTTGAGCAAGCGCGACGATCTGTTGGGCGTTGCCGCCCCCGGCATGCCCATGGGTTCACCCGGCATGGAAATGGACGGCATGAGCGATGCGTATCAAGTGATCGGTCTGAAAAAAGACGGCACTGACGTGGTGGTGGCGGACTACCCTGCCCATTGA
- a CDS encoding methyl-accepting chemotaxis protein, which produces MPAFRTIQARYTLFLVLFILLLSVLTVVGISQLVAPKLRHTEEQVALNRIAEVAEQIQGELNKVQAQQRSITQTIPLLDSAAIDTVLPGLVDQYGELKIFGGGIWPLPGQREAGRNKFSTFWHRDASGKLAVNTFWNSGAAPNYYDQTWYKGGMHTPSGQCAWAAAYKDDASAEPRTNCAMAIQKNGAAYGVSTIDVTLGFFNDLVASKEKDLGAEMLIVEADGKIISNSSRISGPIVLKNISELAGNSPFATQVKAGLQNRDQSQRVEFDNKGEASTFFMRPIEGTPWFLATALPTKLITAQRDDVLSTLSLLQIPMVILLVLLQIYAIRQLIQRMKALRANIDALSAGDADLTKRITIRAEDELGAIGHSVNAFIAYLQNMIGEVTQATGAMASSLDNLQRTSAHTSQILVRHASETDQTVTAITEMSSTAESVAQNAAETAAFTQRANENADRSRVVVGEASSSVIALIDEVASATHKVESMQQDAQRITEILGVIGAIAGQTNLLALNAAIEAARAGEQGRGFAVVADEVRALAARTQASTSQINEMLTRLTQGVSSSVTAMENTQTSCQSAADATARVNTGLDEMAGNVSHINSLSTQIATAAEQQSAVTEEINRSMVQIRHMVDELVKSGQASELNTQQLLEANSRVSAIMGRFKVR; this is translated from the coding sequence ATGCCCGCATTCCGTACCATTCAGGCTCGTTACACGCTGTTTCTGGTCCTGTTCATCCTGCTATTGTCCGTGCTGACAGTGGTCGGCATCAGCCAATTGGTCGCACCGAAGCTGCGTCACACCGAAGAACAAGTGGCCCTCAACCGCATCGCCGAAGTCGCCGAGCAAATCCAGGGCGAACTGAACAAGGTTCAGGCGCAACAGCGAAGCATCACCCAGACCATTCCCCTGCTCGACAGCGCCGCCATCGACACCGTCCTGCCGGGCCTGGTCGACCAGTACGGCGAGCTGAAAATCTTCGGCGGCGGGATCTGGCCGCTGCCCGGTCAGCGCGAAGCCGGGCGCAACAAGTTCAGCACGTTCTGGCACCGGGATGCCTCGGGCAAACTGGCGGTCAACACCTTCTGGAACAGCGGTGCCGCGCCCAACTACTACGACCAGACCTGGTACAAGGGCGGCATGCATACCCCGAGCGGCCAATGCGCGTGGGCGGCAGCCTATAAAGATGACGCCAGCGCCGAGCCACGCACCAACTGCGCCATGGCCATCCAGAAGAATGGCGCGGCCTACGGCGTGTCGACCATCGACGTGACCCTGGGCTTTTTCAATGACCTGGTGGCAAGCAAGGAGAAAGACCTCGGCGCTGAAATGCTGATCGTCGAAGCCGACGGCAAGATCATCAGCAACAGCTCGCGCATCAGCGGGCCGATCGTACTGAAGAACATCAGTGAGCTGGCCGGCAACTCGCCGTTCGCCACCCAGGTGAAGGCAGGCTTGCAAAACCGTGACCAGTCGCAGCGGGTCGAGTTCGACAACAAAGGCGAAGCCAGCACCTTCTTCATGCGCCCGATCGAAGGCACACCTTGGTTCCTCGCCACCGCCCTGCCGACCAAGCTGATCACCGCCCAGCGCGACGACGTGCTCAGCACCCTGAGCCTGCTGCAAATCCCGATGGTGATCCTGCTGGTGTTGCTACAGATCTATGCGATTCGCCAACTGATCCAGCGCATGAAAGCCCTGAGGGCCAACATCGACGCGCTGTCGGCCGGTGATGCCGACCTGACCAAACGTATTACCATTCGCGCCGAAGATGAGCTGGGCGCCATCGGCCACTCGGTCAACGCCTTCATCGCCTACTTGCAGAACATGATCGGCGAAGTCACCCAGGCCACCGGCGCCATGGCTTCCAGCCTGGATAACCTGCAACGCACCTCGGCCCACACCAGCCAGATTCTGGTGCGTCACGCCTCGGAAACCGATCAGACCGTCACCGCCATCACCGAGATGAGTTCGACCGCCGAAAGTGTCGCGCAAAACGCCGCCGAAACCGCTGCCTTCACCCAACGCGCCAACGAAAACGCTGACCGTTCGCGGGTCGTGGTGGGCGAAGCGTCCAGCAGCGTGATTGCGTTGATCGACGAAGTGGCCAGCGCCACCCATAAAGTCGAAAGCATGCAACAGGACGCCCAACGCATCACCGAGATCTTGGGGGTGATCGGCGCCATTGCCGGGCAAACCAACCTGTTGGCCCTCAACGCCGCCATCGAAGCCGCCCGCGCCGGCGAGCAGGGCCGCGGTTTTGCGGTGGTCGCCGATGAAGTCCGCGCCCTCGCCGCCCGTACTCAGGCCAGTACGTCGCAAATCAACGAAATGCTCACCCGTCTGACGCAGGGTGTGAGTTCGTCGGTAACCGCCATGGAAAACACCCAGACCAGTTGCCAGTCGGCCGCAGATGCCACGGCACGGGTCAACACCGGTCTGGATGAAATGGCCGGTAACGTCAGCCACATCAACAGCCTTAGCACCCAGATCGCCACGGCCGCCGAGCAGCAAAGCGCGGTGACTGAAGAGATCAACCGCAGCATGGTGCAAATCCGCCACATGGTCGACGAACTGGTGAAAAGCGGTCAGGCCAGCGAGCTCAACACCCAACAACTGCTGGAAGCCAACAGTCGCGTGAGCGCGATCATGGGACGGTTCAAGGTTCGTTAA
- a CDS encoding aldo/keto reductase → MQTRQLGKNGPLVSTMGLGCMGMTDFYTTGVDIREATATLHRALELGINLLDTADMYGPHTNEELIGRAIVGKRDQVFLASKFGIVRDPGNPVARGVNGRPDYIHAAIDGTLKRLGVETLDLYYQHRIDPQVAIEETVGAMADLVKAGKVRYLGLSEASVATLERAHKVHPISALQSEYSLWSRDQEENGCLAACQRLGIAFVPYSPLGRGFLTGALKSPDDFAADDYRRFSPRFQGENFSKNLLLVQQVQDLAAEKGVTTGQLALAWVLAQGDYVIPIPGTKQRKYLEENVAALDVKLSGDDLQALEAIFPANATAGLRYPEEVMKLLDR, encoded by the coding sequence ATGCAAACACGTCAACTGGGCAAAAATGGTCCACTAGTGAGCACGATGGGTCTGGGCTGCATGGGCATGACCGATTTCTACACGACTGGCGTGGACATCCGCGAAGCCACGGCCACTCTGCACCGCGCGCTGGAGTTGGGGATCAACCTGCTCGACACCGCTGACATGTATGGTCCGCACACCAACGAAGAACTGATCGGCAGAGCCATCGTCGGCAAGCGCGACCAGGTGTTTCTGGCCAGCAAATTCGGCATCGTCCGCGACCCGGGCAATCCGGTTGCGCGGGGCGTCAACGGCCGACCGGATTACATTCACGCCGCTATCGACGGCACCCTCAAGCGCCTCGGTGTCGAGACCCTGGATTTGTACTACCAGCACCGCATCGATCCGCAGGTGGCCATCGAGGAAACCGTCGGCGCCATGGCCGACCTGGTGAAAGCCGGCAAGGTTCGGTACTTGGGTTTGAGCGAGGCCTCGGTCGCAACGCTTGAGCGGGCACACAAAGTTCATCCGATCAGTGCGCTGCAGAGCGAGTATTCGTTATGGAGCCGTGACCAGGAGGAAAACGGTTGTCTGGCTGCGTGTCAGCGCCTGGGGATCGCCTTCGTCCCCTACAGCCCTTTGGGCCGTGGCTTTCTCACGGGAGCGCTGAAAAGTCCTGATGATTTCGCGGCAGACGACTACCGGCGCTTCAGCCCGCGTTTTCAAGGAGAGAATTTCTCCAAAAATCTGTTGCTGGTGCAGCAAGTGCAGGACCTGGCCGCAGAAAAAGGCGTGACCACCGGCCAACTGGCGCTCGCGTGGGTATTGGCTCAGGGCGATTACGTGATCCCGATTCCGGGAACCAAACAGCGTAAATACCTGGAAGAGAATGTGGCCGCGCTGGATGTGAAGCTCAGCGGCGACGACTTGCAAGCGCTGGAAGCGATATTCCCGGCCAATGCCACGGCCGGTTTACGTTACCCGGAGGAAGTCATGAAGTTGCTTGACCGGTAA
- a CDS encoding LysR family transcriptional regulator, which translates to MDRFNAMRVFTRIVELGGFAKAADSLQLPRASVTILIKQLEAHLGVQLLQRTTRQISLTLDGAAYYPRCVRLLADLEETEAVFSAARNNPKGLLRVDMPAGVGRLMVIPALPQFTARYPLIELEIGVNDRPVDLIREGVDCVLRGGASLDDSLVARPLAMLDQITCASPEYLKRFGTPQCLADLEGHQMVEYFSSSNGKRYGLEFMVNDQVQVINLPKQVSVNSADGYLAACEAGYGLVQTPYYHVARQLSEGRLCEVLRTVPTPGMPLTALYPPHRQLSRRVRVFVDWLVELCAQPGNDFYRKDSRG; encoded by the coding sequence ATGGACCGTTTTAACGCCATGCGCGTGTTCACCCGAATCGTCGAACTGGGCGGCTTTGCCAAGGCGGCGGACAGCCTGCAATTGCCCCGGGCCTCAGTGACCATTCTGATCAAGCAGCTGGAGGCGCATCTCGGTGTGCAGCTGCTGCAACGCACGACGCGGCAGATCAGCCTGACGCTCGACGGCGCGGCCTATTACCCTCGTTGCGTACGGTTGCTGGCGGACCTGGAGGAAACCGAAGCGGTGTTCAGCGCTGCGCGCAACAACCCCAAGGGGCTGTTGCGCGTGGACATGCCGGCGGGCGTTGGACGCTTGATGGTGATCCCGGCATTGCCGCAATTTACTGCCCGGTATCCCTTGATCGAGCTGGAAATCGGCGTGAATGACCGGCCCGTCGACCTGATTCGCGAAGGCGTCGATTGCGTACTGCGGGGCGGCGCGTCACTGGACGATTCACTGGTGGCGCGGCCGTTGGCTATGTTGGACCAGATCACGTGTGCCAGCCCCGAGTACTTGAAGCGATTCGGAACGCCTCAGTGTCTGGCTGACCTTGAAGGCCATCAGATGGTGGAGTACTTCTCCAGCAGCAATGGCAAGCGTTATGGGCTGGAATTCATGGTCAATGATCAGGTTCAGGTCATTAATCTACCCAAGCAAGTCTCGGTCAACAGCGCCGATGGTTATCTGGCCGCTTGTGAGGCGGGGTATGGTCTGGTCCAGACCCCGTATTACCACGTAGCCCGCCAGCTAAGCGAAGGCCGTTTGTGTGAAGTCCTCAGGACGGTGCCGACACCGGGGATGCCGCTGACGGCGCTCTACCCGCCACACCGCCAGTTGTCCCGGCGGGTGAGGGTGTTTGTCGATTGGTTGGTGGAGCTATGCGCGCAGCCGGGCAATGACTTTTATCGAAAAGACTCACGCGGCTGA
- a CDS encoding GNAT family N-acetyltransferase produces the protein MPHLIFRPYRPSDARAVSQLFREVYGDHYVQPDVYLPNMINQHNAKGRWKSMLAVDGIRLLGHAALCHDTPSDTTELALSVVHPAAQGQSIATRLGRELLSRSGSMGFKSVSIKQVTHHPYTQRMAANIGFHSTGLLPDYVPSPFAEPLPETIVMGCYVVEGHTRPLPDIPWPDSCRGFMQHVCSVFGTYPDTTPLSSLPLQLTQHHQRFDMVIQRLTKRLLDQIRQLPRHWLISAKLQMSRHFSGDLRNLAALGFAFTGLMPTSNTNGWFALFHRGAQSRHLNLHCPHMQRLHDDLQQNANTQSSAEALNSARSAA, from the coding sequence ATGCCGCATTTGATTTTTCGACCCTATCGGCCATCCGACGCACGTGCCGTGAGCCAGTTGTTTCGTGAGGTCTATGGCGATCATTACGTTCAGCCGGATGTTTACTTGCCGAACATGATCAATCAGCACAATGCCAAGGGGCGCTGGAAGTCGATGCTGGCGGTGGACGGCATACGCCTTCTGGGGCATGCAGCGTTGTGCCATGACACGCCTTCGGATACCACGGAACTGGCCCTGAGCGTGGTGCATCCCGCCGCGCAGGGCCAGAGTATCGCGACCCGTCTGGGCCGGGAGTTGCTGTCGCGGTCAGGTTCCATGGGGTTCAAGAGCGTCTCGATCAAACAAGTGACACACCACCCCTACACGCAACGCATGGCAGCAAACATCGGCTTCCACAGCACGGGTTTGCTTCCTGACTACGTCCCTTCGCCCTTCGCTGAGCCGCTGCCGGAAACCATCGTGATGGGTTGTTACGTCGTCGAAGGACATACGCGTCCACTCCCCGACATCCCATGGCCTGACAGCTGCCGGGGGTTTATGCAGCACGTGTGTTCCGTGTTCGGGACTTATCCGGACACAACGCCGTTGTCTTCTCTGCCCTTGCAACTCACTCAACACCATCAAAGATTCGACATGGTCATTCAGCGTTTGACCAAACGTCTGCTTGACCAGATCCGGCAATTGCCCAGGCACTGGCTGATCTCGGCCAAACTTCAGATGTCACGGCACTTTTCCGGGGACTTGCGCAATTTGGCGGCCCTTGGCTTCGCCTTTACCGGGCTGATGCCTACATCAAACACCAATGGGTGGTTCGCACTGTTTCATCGAGGGGCGCAGTCTCGACACCTCAACCTGCACTGCCCGCACATGCAACGCTTGCATGACGATTTACAGCAAAACGCCAACACGCAGAGTAGCGCCGAAGCGCTGAACAGCGCCCGCTCAGCCGCGTGA